One Glycine max cultivar Williams 82 chromosome 4, Glycine_max_v4.0, whole genome shotgun sequence DNA segment encodes these proteins:
- the LOC100777442 gene encoding VQ motif-containing protein 9, giving the protein MDKSCDPSADSTSTSLPANPNNNSRDQYLRHLNKLSQKISKPLIKKPTFDPPQAQAQAPNPNNQVQAQQNLQHQPPVYNINKNDFRDVVQKLTGSPAHDRISTPPPIQPPKPPSSRLQRIRPPPLPQITNRPPPLLNPTTLPRPQLPNAVTFNNFSVFSRPPAPLSPLPPFPTVHAPAESPISAYMRDLQTLVDSNARHFSGFSPFPPPPQPQQEQQQQQAMLPSQAPSSFQLPSSPVPFGCLNSQLASYPLLSPGLLFSPTSGQLGFPQLPLSPTVPVPSPRWKGI; this is encoded by the coding sequence ATGGATAAAAGCTGTGATCCCTCTGCAGACTCTACTAGCACATCCCTTCCTGCCAACCCCAACAACAATAGCAGGGATCAATATCTTCGCCACCTCAACAAGCTTTCTCAAAAGATCTCCAAACCCCTCATTAAGAAACCCACCTTCGACCCTCCTCAGGCCCAAGCCCAAGCCCCAAACCCAAACAATCAGGTGCAGGCGCAGCAGAACCTGCAACATCAGCCGCCGGTGTACAACATCAACAAGAACGACTTCCGTGATGTGGTTCAGAAACTGACGGGCTCACCTGCGCACGACCGTATCTCAACACCGCCTCCCATTCAGCCACCCAAGCCACCGAGTTCGCGTCTGCAGCGGATTCGTCCTCCTCCGTTGCCGCAAATTACTAACCGCCCACCCCCGCTACTCAACCCCACCACCCTCCCCCGCCCTCAACTCCCTAACGCCGTTACCTTCAACAACTTCTCCGTCTTTTCCAGACCCCCCGCGCCGTTATCTCCTCTGCCGCCGTTCCCCACCGTCCACGCGCCTGCTGAGTCACCCATCTCCGCCTACATGCGCGATCTGCAGACTCTCGTCGATTCAAACGCCAGACACTTTTCTGGCTTTTCTCCCTTTCCTCCACCGCCTCAGCCTCAACAAGAGCAACAGCAGCAGCAAGCGATGCTTCCGTCGCAAGCACCGTCGTCGTTTCAGCTGCCGTCTTCGCCTGTGCCGTTTGGGTGTCTGAATTCGCAGCTGGCGTCCTACCCTCTTCTGTCGCCGGGGCTTCTGTTTTCCCCAACTTCTGGTCAGTTAGGGTTTCCGCAGCTTCCGCTTTCGCCGACCGTGCCGGTTCCTAGCCCTCGCTGGAAGGGAATTTGA
- the LOC106798467 gene encoding uncharacterized protein — MKFSPPPSDDEVLLEETVLQPLEEAWGHSLIGYMIGRFPGKKALLDCCQKWGVKFSFSAHESGWLVFKFEAEDDLNQVFSAGPYFIFQRPLLLKVMPAFFDFGNEELSKIPIWVKLRNLPLKLWNPQALGKILSKIGSPIRSDHLTASKRSISFARALVEIDASLEFIDEVRFRLPTRKTFVQKIEYENRPFFCTHYKMIGHRLTNCKTVTTNKFALITTSPTLDQPQVGDSAMPPHTNIAGPSDNPKTIQTNLSVPPHKKHVLVANHVPVLHNSSDLKEIGNTEFGDPIEKGFVQVKTKHQKKGKKSATHKDNSY, encoded by the coding sequence ATGAAGTTTTCCCCTCCACCCTCTGATGATGAAGTGTTGTTGGAAGAAACTGTTTTACAACCCCTGGAAGAGGCTTGGGGACATAGCCTTATTGGCTATATGATTGGCCGCTTCCCAGGAAAGAAAGCTCTGTTGGATTGTTGCCAAAAATGGGGAGTCAAGTTCTCATTCTCAGCTCATGAAAGTGGTTGGCTGGTGTTTAAATTTGAGGCTGAGGACGATCTGAACCAAGTCTTCTCTGCAGGCCCTTACTTCATATTTCAAAGACCCCTACTGCTGAAGGTTATGCCAGCATTCTTTGACTTTGGCAATGAGGAGCTCAGCAAGATCCCTATTTGGGTTAAACTCAGAAATCTTCCTCTGAAGCTTTGGAATCCTCAAGCCTTAGGGAAAATCCTGTCCAAGATTGGTTCGCCCATTCGATCTGACCATCTTACTGCTTCTAAGAGGTCTATTTCTTTTGCTAGAGCTTTAGTTGAGATTGATGCTTCTTTGGAGTTCATCGATGAAGTGCGATTTAGACTTCCTACAAGGAAGACTTTTGTGCAAAAGATTGAGTATGAAAATAGACCTTTTTTTTGCACTCACTACAAGATGATTGGGCACCGCCTCACTAATTGTAAAACTGTCACTACGAATAAGTTTGCTCTCATCACAACCTCCCCCACCTTGGATCAGCCACAAGTGGGTGATTCAGCAATGCCCCCACATACCAATATAGCAGGCCCCTCTGATAATCCAAAGACTATTCAGACTAATCTGTCTGTCCCTCCTCACAAAAAACATGTTCTGGTTGCAAATCATGTTCCTGTCCTTCATAATTCTTCTGACCTCAAAGAAATAGGGAACACTGAGTTTGGTGATCCTATAGAAAAGGGGTTTGTTCAggtgaaaacaaaacaccagaaaaaaggtaaaaaaagtgCAACTCATAAAGACAACTCGTACTGA
- the SGF14h gene encoding 14-3-3 protein SGF14h → MAAAPSPREENVYMAKLAEQAERYEEMVEFMEKVSAAADNEELTVEERNLLSVAYKNVIGARRASWRIISSIEQKEESRGNEDHVSVIRDYRSKIESELSNICDGILKLLDSRLIPSASSGDSKVFYLKMKGDYHRYLAEFKTGAERKEAAESTLSAYKAAQDIANAELPPTHPIRLGLALNFSVFYYEILNSPDRACNLAKQAFDEAIAELDTLGEESYKDSTLIMQLLRDNLTLWTSDMQDDGADEIKEAAPKQDDQ, encoded by the exons ATGGCGGCCGCTCCCTCGCCTCGCGAAGAGAACGTGTACATGGCGAAGCTCGCCGAGCAGGCCGAGCGCTACGAAGAGATGGTGGAGTTCATGGAGAAGGTCTCCGCCGCCGCCGACAACGAGGAGCTCACCGTCGAGGAGAGGAACCTCCTCTCCGTCGCGTACAAGAACGTGATCGGAGCGCGCCGCGCCTCGTGGCGCATCATCTCCTCGATCGAGCAGAAGGAGGAGAGCCGCGGCAACGAGGACCACGTCTCCGTCATCCGCGACTACCGATCCAAGATCGAGTCCGAGCTCTCCAACATCTGCGACGGTATTCTCAAGCTCCTCGACTCTCGCCTCATTCCCTCCGCTTCCTCCGGCGATTCCAAGGTCTTCTACCTCAAGATGAAGGGAGATTACCACAGGTACCTCGCCGAGTTCAAGACCGGCGCCGAGCGTAAGGAGGCTGCCGAGAGCACTCTCTCTGCATACAAAGCCGCTCAG GACATTGCAAATGCCGAACTGCCTCCAACTCATCCAATTAGGCTTGGCCTTGCACTTAACTTCTCTGTATTTTACTACGAAATCCTTAACTCTCCCGATCGTGCCTGCAACCTTGCAAAACAG GCTTTTGATGAAGCTATTGCTGAATTGGATACACTGGGAGAGGAGTCATACAAGGATAGCACTCTGATCATGCAACTCCTTCGTGATAACCTCACCCTTTGGACCTCTGACATGCAG GATGATGGAGCAGATGAAATTAAAGAAGCAGCACCGAAACAGGATGaccagtaa
- the LOC106798468 gene encoding F-box protein At1g78280 — protein MYLLQLEFHSLLDEANSPLSKHIPNVLASGIIYLENGSYTNLSWDGKGIPDVIVENNMIRKKCSIDGFSFGVWGKKQLEYRNAGMPVDGSVSLAGNSSIWPYMITKRCEGNMFAELRDRLTWEDTTNLASFLGEQLFHLHLLSYPPLNVSSFSDIEHELSLGEANGCIATVHCKSNSAAEWRLFTRTLTKMRKDVSGRLTKWGDPIPSKLIEKIDEYIPPDFAELLNISEVLLYLA, from the exons atgtatCTTTTACAGCTAGAGTTTCACAGTCTGTTGGATGAAGCCAATTCCCCTCTCAGTAAACACATTCCTAATGTTCTGGCCAGTGGAATTATTTATCTTGAAAATGGATCTTATACTAATTTAAGTTGGGATGGAAAAGGAATCCCTGATGTCATTGTGGAAAACAATATGATCAGGAAGAAATGCAGCATTGACGGTTTCTCATTTGGAGTATGGGGCAAGAAACAGTTAGAGTATAGGAATGCTGGGATGCCGGTGGATGGATCAGTTAGCTTAGCTGGTAACTCAAGCATATGGCCATATATGATAACAAAACGATGTGAGGGGAATATGTTTGCAGAATT AAGAGACAGACTAACATGGGAAGATACAACTAACTTGGCCTCCTTCTTGGGGGAACAGCTGTTTCACCTTCATCTTTTATCATATCCACCTCTAAATGTTTCATCTTTCTCTGATATTGAACATGAATTAAGCTTGGGTGAGGCTAATGGTTGCATTGCAACTGTTCACTGTAAATCAAACTCTGCAGCAGAATGGAGGCTCTTCACCAGAACCTTAACAAAGATGAGGAAGGATGTGTCAGGCCGTTTGACCAAGTG gGGAGATCCAATTCCTAGCAAACTGATAGAGAAGATTGATGAATATATCCCACCAGATTTTGCTGAACTGCTAAATATATCTGAG GTGCTATTGTATCTTGCATGA